CCGCGGGTCGTCCCATTCGACGTCTGGGACCGTCCGGAACCGCGTCTGACCAAAACCCGGCCGCATCCACTGGAAACTCGCCCCCGAGCGGAGGAGAAGGCCAGCTCGGCCAGGCCGCGATCGCGCGTCGAACGATTTATCATTCGATTAATCTCGCGCGCGTCCGTCCGGGTCATCCCCGGATGCGATCGGGTCGAAGCGGTCTGGGATAGCTGTCGGGAGAACGGTCGCCGCGGAACCGACGCAGGAATCTCGAGTGGAACCGCGGCGACTGGCTCTAAACGGCCTGTGACGTTCGTCCGGTGCGACGATGCGAGAGGACGGTTTCCTCTCTGTCGCGGCTCTCTTCTTTGTTTCTCCAGCGTGGGCTCTCGCAGAAGTGGTCACGGCTCGCGGTCGTCTCGCGTGCGACTCGCTCACTCGCATTGTCTAAGGTCGCGAGGCACTCGTCCCGATCCTCTTGCTcgcgccgcagccgccgccgccgcgaaggTCGGCCCTCCCGGTCGTTTTCCGCCGAATAGAGAGAATTCCCTCCCGCGTTGTCAGCGGAATTGCGTTTTACCTTTCTCGCGGGCTCCACGGCCGGACCGCCGTACCGCGGAACAATGGCCAATCATCGTGCCCCCGCACGCCCCCGGCCCCGTGTTTTTATTATCGCAATTAGCGTGACGCGAGTGCCACTGCCGACACGCATCATCATCCTCGGCCCGAACGAACCACCAAGGCGATAGCTTATTAAGATCCCGATGCCTCTTCGGTCCACGTGACTCTTAATTAACCGTTTTATTAACGAAAGAGACGCGGCCCCACCGCCTCTATGGGGCCAAGGCTCCGACCGAGACGGATTCGCGTTCGCGATCCTATTTTAGAAAGAACAAGACGCGTCTATAGGCGCACCGGCGATCGCCGCCGCGCTTGGCAGTGTACCGCTGGGAGAGAGCATATTCGATCAGCAACGTCGGCCCGATTGGTCGATCTTCGTCTTTCCTCGTTCCGTTTCCGATGCTAACGCGCCGataccaattaaaactataaacaaacgCGCCGCGGATGATACGCCGTGGACGATCTCTTGTGCAACTTCTACCGGGAAAATCGGAATATATTTAGCGGAACACTCCGCCCGCGTCGGCGATGACGTAGGAGGATGTGACGCGGGACGGGCACGTGTAAATGCTCCTAACGCAGTGTCCTTCCGTCGCGTACACCCGCACGTGTCGTCTGCGCAGAACGGCCGTCCCTCGGCTGACCCGTGATTTAACCCCTCGCGCTCGAAAGCCTTTTCGCCAGGAGCGTTTATTCTTTTACCGATTAGATATCGGTGACGCTCCACTACCGGCGGACGGAAAGACCGCGCGGGGATCGACCTTTAATTGCCGGGAATTAACCGCCTAAAAGTGTCAGCCTATCGATTCGTAGAATCTACTCGGGCTTGTTTAGCTGTCCTTTTAATGACTTATTTTCGCTTGTTCTCTATTGTCTGCGTGGAAATGGAGCAATTGGAGCATTCTGAATTTTCCTGTGTGAACACAGAGAAGGATTTTAAAGACCCTCGAACGGTTGAGGAATAGATACTTCGTTGGTCGAGTATTGATAGATCACACGAAGTTCAACGTCGAAGGTCAAACTTTAAGGGTTAAGCTCCCGCAGTTTCGCCGCGGCGGACTCTATTTGTTAAACAATATCGCGGGTCAAGGGGAGTCACGAGATTCGCCGGCACGTTTTGTCACAGCTGACGTCCTTTCCCAGCGACTAATCGCCCGACGCCAGGACCGCTGACTAATCGAGGCTCGTTTATCGAAAAGCGATGCGATTCAACGCGTAAACTGAATCAACCCTCGGCCGTCCTGAGTCGAGGCAGACTCGACGTTCGATTCTATTGAACTTTAGCCCTTttcactcgacaggtgactctcaatcgttgatttatacagtaaaattaaaaatcttatATTCAATCTCGAACGAGGTATCAACATACGGAACAGAAATGAAACTGTCCCTTGATACATGCGAGATTCCTCTTCGTTCGTCGAGTCAAGTTGACTTTGCAAACTTTCTCTATAACAACTCTGTAGCAACTCAGTTAGCGCATTGCTAAAacgatttctttcgaaatttcttagagaagcatCTACTATCTTTTCAATGATTGAAAAGGAATAATTTAGGAATCGGTCATTtcgacccatccggtagttctagtattaactgACATCCACGTACGTCTCACAGTGAAGAACCAAGAAAACCTCGGACTGCAGAGGGTTGGGAACCGGAGAACGCGCGGCTACTTTGGATTTCAAGGGGAATTGATCGCGTTTCGatcgtgaaattttcatattccgaGGTAATCCGGATCGACCGGCGCGACGCGAAGACGGAACGGCCACGCGGAAGTACGAGACAATCGTTATCGCGCGTTACATCGGGCACGGACGATGTTCTCCGGCGTATGTGTACGTGTGCGCGGCCGTTGTCTTGAAATAAACATCCTCCGCGCGTCGTGCTTTGATCGGAGAGGCGTGCAACGTCGATCGCGTGCGCCTGGACAATCGAGCCGCCGCGATCGTCTCGGCGCGATTGCCAAAATGCCGGCGGATCGGTCGTACGTACCGGCTTTAATATCTCGGACGAGGTGTTTATATCGCCTCCGCTGGACCAGCGAACCGTTACACGCGCTAAGCTCGcgttaaaattaaatagtacTTAATAATAGTATTCGTAACTCAAGCTACAGACTTCCTCGGCCTGGAGTCGTCGGTTAGCCGCGAGCGGAGGCGAAGCGACCTCTGAAAATCTGCTAGCCTCGCGAAAATATTAGGTCACCGAAGTAATGCTGTCTGCTTCACGCTAACTTTCGAGcggaaaattcatttaaaacacTTGCAAAACTTGCGTTTCTCTTGATCATCGTTGTGTAAACGCTGTTACCGTTTTATTGGCTAATCTAACGCCACTTTCGAAATAGCGTGAAGTATCTTTCTAAGAcaagaaacattatttatagGATGACCTAAGTGAAAGCAAGTTACGTTAGATCATTCTTCGTTGCAGATCGTTGACTGACGCTGCAGCTCCAGGATGACCACGGGAAGAGAGATCTATGGCACGTTTAGGTAGGTAATCACGAGGTTTCCTCTTCGAATACTCAAGATAAGGACGAATCGTAtcgaaatgtttcaaaattcttGTTCACTTTCATTGGTATTCGAGTATTTGTCTATCTTCGCTATTAATCCTTACGGCCGAATGCCgccataatggcgacttcgaggaTCGGTATCTGAACTCGACAGCTGCGATCGGATACCGAGAAATACGTGGTTCTTTTTCCTAGCGTTTAATACTTTCGTACACAACTCGGCTTTCTCGTGTATAAGTTTTCGCAAGTTCAAAAAGTtctcgtccgcagagggttaaacagGATCCTTGCGACAAACAACGAACGCCGCCGATCCTCGGACGCGACAGAGGCGACAGTCCTGCGAGTCGCACGCGCAGAAGTCCGTTATTTCCAGAATTTTCGTGGGAGTAAATTTCCAATACGACCTTTCCGTAATCTGCCTCCGCGGAAAAGTTCGCGTGGGCGGTCGCCGATATTCTCAGATTATACGATCATCGCCGATGCGCTATCAAGTCGGCCGGGCGCGCAAATAATGGACGCATTCTGGCCCGGGAGGTCTCGTAACAAGTTTACAGAAGCCGCGGATTAGAATTCTCTCGCGgcagaaatatttccattgctCGACGCAGCCCGGGGGAATCCCGGCTAACGTAGTCGAAACGATCACGATCGGCGGATCGTGACGCGAACGAGCGACTCTCGATCGTCCCGAGCGAAGAAACGAGCAGCGGTACCTCGCGTGAAAGGATACCTCGCGCCGCAGCAACGAAAAATCGTACGTATACCGTCGGTCCGTTATTCATTGTCCACGGGCTACGTGCTTCAGTACCAGTGACGTAACATTGACGCAAGCGACAATTGTTGCGACTACAATGCTGCAGGGCGGAACGTCGATAGCTCGGACCGGCTGCGAAAATCACGTCCTCCTTACCGTGAAGCCCGTTCGATTCCGTGAACTCTGACTCGGAGAAACTCGCTTTCTATTCTTTAAAACCGAATCGAACTAACGATCTAACCATCCGAAATGCACGGAGATgtcactagaaccaccgaaccACGTCGATTACTCTAAACTCATCCGTATGAGAATTCAATCAACGCGTGATCCAGTTTGTAAGCCTATTGCTCTAATTTCTCAATCGTCCATTGTCTTCCGAATAATTCCGATTCGGGAGCGAGTCAGTTGGACAGAAACGGTAGCTCCACCGGCAGGCAACGTTTCGAGCGTCAGGATCAATTGACGTCGTTGATCACGCGAGCACGCGTTTCCCAGTAAATATATACACGTGCGTTTCATAGTGGTCTCTCGGTTGCAGCCTGATCGTGGACGACGTCGACTCCCACTCGATATCGAGCGAGAGCCCGGACATGGACGGCCTGTCGAACGACAACAGCTCGAAGAACTCGTCGACGCAGACACCGATGGACAGCCCGGGCGGGCCTAGGGAGAGGATCAAGCAGATGCAAGTGGAAGCCGAGACCAGGAGGGACGAGTTCGCGAGGCTGCTCGAGGAGCACGCCCAGGTCGTCAGGATGCTGAAGATGATGGAGGCCGAGGAGTAGCCCTCGCCGTTGCGGGAGCTACGCACGCGTGATTCCATCCTCAACCGGGCAGAATCGTCGAAGGGTTAGGACAACAACAGCTCCCTCTCGGCGCGCGCCAGTTCTTTCGATTTAACAGCGAATTGGAGGACGAGCTCTTCCCGTAGAGCTCGTCGCGAGAAACGGAGCCAGCCCGGCCGTTCGTCGGAGGCGCGCGAGGGGACTTAGCCCGTATTTTCTAACGCACCCGGCCGAATTTCACTGCAACCTTTAATTTCCCGAGCGAAACGGGGCAAGGCGGAACAAGTGGACTTATTTAGGTCGCACCTTAGctgaaacgcgcgcgcggccgatcgAACGCGAGAGAGCCGCCTGGGCGTATTTGGATCGACGGCCATTCCCGGTTTTCTAGGTTCCGGTCGGAGCACGCGGAGATTTTGCTCGCGGTTAGTCCTTGGACGCGGAAATCCGTTGTTTTCTCGCGGTGTCCCCCTCGGTTCGGCGCGCTTGTATCGTTTTGTCGGTTCCTGTCGGGTAGTCTAAGCACACGACTAGCTTTAGCGAATTCTGTTCTCGGATCCTGCGGTATTAGTTCTGTCGACGAACTGAGCCCTTTTCGGTTTGAACGAGAAGTCTGAAATACTTCTAGTTACGACAATAATGAGGAACACTCGGCGTTCGTAAAATCTCGGGACAAAAGGACTAACTTTTCGTGTATATatatcgtatatatatatatatatactcacACGCATACATGTACACACAGAAAGAGATAcgtaaatatacatacatacaggATATATACACAGCagacacacacatatacatacgAACACAGCAGAAATGGCTGGCCTAAGCGTAGTACAAACTTTTACGAAAATGAGAGCAACAGAAATTGTTGTGTCGTCGACACACCACCTCgttgatagatagatagatatacCGACGTTTCGTTTCAACGAGCGAAACGCCGCGATCATTGTATGTCTAGGAAAATCTCGACGGAGTACAAGCTTGTACGTTTTATAGCGTTGAATAATTGAGTGTTCCATACGTGtaagttagttttatataccgtAAAGCCGTACGTACGATAGCGAAACGATTCTAAGCCTGGCGGAATATACGTAGAGCTTTCCTGCAGACGTGTCCATTCTGTTCTTTCCAACACCGATGCCGTCGTCGAGCAAGACTTTTAAGTACGCGAGAAACTGCACCCCAGAGTCCTTAACGGAAACACATATAGTTCGTTCCGCGCGGTGTTCTCGAACGGTAGTAAGTGTCGCGTTAAACACGGACCAATACGTgagaagtgtgtactcgttctCGTCTATGCGTCGTGCGTACCGCGTTGGGTTTGTATCTACGTAAAATAGGTATTATTAGGCATTTATAGggatatacacatatacaaatgtaaagaaacaaaaaaatataaatatagacttgtgttataatgttaatattaaagtatacaaCAGATACATTGTTATGTACGTGTTGATTCATCCCGATTCCGGTGCATTCGAAACGGAGGATTTCCATCGTTCAGCATATACGCAATTTCTTTGGGAAATATCATTTTTGAAATGGTACACTTTTTCCTTTTAAATCACTCGCCTTTATATTAGTGTACATTTCGTGGTATTATCGTTGGACTAACTATGACTGTGCATTGGAGAAGTAACGATCATTACCGTACgatcaaaaaaatataattttattcgagtTGTTaagtatatacatttttatcacAGAAATTACTTTTGATTCCTAATTAGATTACATTATGATTTTTGTGTCATAATAATACTAGTTCTATGATCGATGGTGTTTTATTTCCAAGTCATAATGGTTCTTTGATTGAATGAACATAATATTAATAGCTATGTttgattatatatgtatatatcgtTATCAAAATTTGTATGCAATCATTCAAGTCTAGTAAATGTTTAACACTGACTATAGAAGAGAGAGTGTAGACCTTCGATACAAATGAGGATACCATAAACGGcatagtaatatgtatataatatcgTAGGAAGTTCAATAAACACAACACATTTATGCGGTAAACGTAATAAGCATAAAATCAAGTGTGGAAGATTGCGTAAATTGTATAGACATATTTCCTTCTTATCACTTGAGATTTCTATGCAAGGTTTCCTGTATTTTATCTAAAACTCTGCATTAAATGCATAGTTTGTAAAGTGTGCATAATATTATCCAACTTCTCattctcttttttgttttttatgaaagaatataattaatctaAAAGCTTGTAgttcatataaattatttatgcttCTGGTAATCTATGTTGAACCGCTAGCATCATCATCCTGTGACTCAATTTAACGTTATGATCTCTCAAATATCTTATCAAATCTGCCTGTTTCTCTAATAACTCTTCCAAATTTGATCCTGTATGATGGTAACCTACTTCTCCACTACCTGCATACGTATCTTGAGTGAAAGACGATAACCATTCCTCTCGTGTAACATCTGGCGGTGGACGTACTTTGTTGAACTTTAGAACCCTTTCtacaaagtagaaaataatattctccaTAGATCCCTATTAAATTTGTAtgttcttctatttctttcgtATACTtactaatataatttacataaactGGCACTATAATCAGCAGTTCCAATGTGGTTAAAAATACGATATAATTCAACGGTGTAAACCATTCGGATGCTCTACAGTATTGTTCGTAATTCATTTTATGCGTATGGTGTAAAATAACTGCCAACATTAAATAACACACGATCCACAGCGATGCTATGAATAAGGGGGTTCTTATGTGTTGATACGTTGACTGATAGAAATCAAGGTACCCATAAATACGCAAGTTATGATGCTTGGCTTTGACAAAATGATCCGTCATCATAATTATCAACCAGTAAGCGCAATGAagatacaagtatataaaatatgtgtCACATTTATTTCGTTCCTCAGGCCATACGCACACAAATATAATTCCTGCAATTTCTAAGCACACCTGCAACATTAGGTAATAAAGAATCCTGTCGTGCCATATGAAAAACTCATCCAAGCAATTCTGTCCCAATGAAACGGATGCTTACGCCAAATACAAGGGGAACAGATACAATTGGAACAGTATCCAATGTTTTAAATTCATCTTCCTCTTGAGAACTCAACACTGGTTGAAAGCATTCCTCGTCGTCCATATTGAGAGATGTATCGAAAAACACAGCACCCTAATAAACGCACCAATTAAAAACTGACACTTTGTTAAAGCATAGGAACGCTCGCACAGTGTGTACAGTTTAAAACTCTTTGAAATTGGAGCACTAGAAACGACGTAAGCAGGTTATGTTTACGTTCCATCAGCAACGCTCTGACAAGCGAAAGGATAGAATCAATCTATAATAGAAGCTCCTCGGTACTCGTTTCAATTCTACTCACGCTACTGGACGTATTTGAATTTCGTACAAGGCTGACCATTCCACGGTGAAACGATGGAAAGCGAAAACGAAACCGTTACACCCTTCATAACCAAAATCGAACAATCAAGCACAGAATACTTTTAATTCGCTGAGCGTGACGCATAGCAGAAACGATCTGAACTCTTCGGgacgcttaatttatctatgactGATGCAACATCAAAATCTCTACTAGCAGACGACGAAATCAAAGTGCAAAATCAACCGCAGATGTAATTAATATGCTGCTCGACTGCAAAATAGGTCGACCGATACTTAACTTACGCGCGTTTCTTGTTATAACCTAACATCGAACTTTTCTGTTCCAAAAATATGTATCTATTCTCGAGCCGCACACACTGACAAGACACACGCtcgtttgataaatatttagcAGATCTTGAAACGTACGAACTGTATCTAGGCATTCCCCTATCTAGgcagaacgaaaaaaaaagcggAATGTTaaccaaaagaaaaagaaaaatgaattgtcTGAAACACAGCACGACGGACAGCCCCTAATGACTTGAGAACATCAAATATATAAATGCGGGCTGGATTTAATCGGAAGGAGCTGAACAAATATACAGAAGCGAGCGGCCTGAAACATTGGTTTACAAGCTCCAGGGAAATCTTTGTAGAAAATTTCAATCCCCTCTGAAAATTGGGAAGCCCACTTTTGCAGCCGTTTCGTCATAGTTACGTAATTCCATGGGTACAGAtaaattaacgctggaactaccgagcagttttctttgttaatttCCGATCAATTCactattttaacacgttgaatgtcatgagggtcaccggtgacccctaaccaaatggaatcactataattcattgaattaaacgatgattatttgaaaacatttctgtattataaacaatgctatctaatgcggtggcattgatttaatattatatttttaccattttctatattttactctataaaattgtgcggcattcagcgtgttaattgGATTATTAGCAGATTTCATCGTAGAGGATCTTATTCCTAATTTTTGTACAATTAagtgtttataattttcatagaatcagatatttctaatttttatgggaactagaacaatacatttctcgagattcgaaggTTCCTTTATTCTCGTACCGTACAAATagacaaattaattttcaatctcTCGCGAAACTATCTTTATCATTAAACacttcaaattgaaaaataaacattctaaatCGGCGAATTCGAATCGTCTGGTTCTAGCGTGAACGAGGATCGGCTCGAAATCGATCTTCAAATTTCGCGAATAAAGTTGTTCGCACGGCTGTTTCGCCGAGCATAAAATGGCGGAAAAACAAACGATGGACAGCACATAGCCTAGACAAACCGTTTTTATTCGGCACTATCGGAACTCATCTAAATTCGCCGTGACTCTTCTCAATTAAATTTAGGAGTATGTTCGGAAGACAGATCTTTCTGGAGCCAGTGGACGATCGGAGGGAACAATGGAGACGCAACGAATGCCTCCGACAACTGTTAGCTACCCGAGCCACTCGAGGACCATCGTTTGCCCAGTTGACAAGAGCTCCTTTAAGAAACGACGGATTGACGTTCGATGTCAATTTTATCGTTCTCGAAGACACTGGCTGCGTTCGACCAACCGATCTGTGTCTCAGACCGCCTCGAACGTTAGTGGGACAACTGTTCGATCCTAATTCGCCCTCAAGCTTTCTCCTTATCGCCAGCATAATGTCCTTTCTTCCTTTGCCCAGGATAGCTTGAGCTTGAGAATATCATCTAATTCTTTATTATCAAACTCGTTACCAATCTACGCGTCACTACTTGTTCCAACGGCGCTCTTTTATCGCAATTATCGAAAGGCgcagatgtttctccgaggaATCGGCAAACAAACTCGTACGAACTCCGACTAGAATCTAAGCAAACCGAAATCTCAATGAATGtatttttagaagttttataagaaaataccAAACAGTCGattttactgctcggtagttctaacgttgATGCTTCGAGTGCACGGGTAAACCGAGGGGCAGGGTTTAGATCTATTTGCGATCCTTTCTCATCTCGCCGCGATCTTCTTTGCTAATTCTTCCACGACAATCGTTACAGAAGCGCGTCTAGCCAATATTTACTGGAATACATAAGGCAGATGGAAGAAAGGTATGTGGCGATGGAGCGAGAATTGACGAGAACCAAAATGCTGCTTCCCATAATAACGCGCAACCAGTCAGCTGCGCATCAAACGGTATTTCAACATCGATATCGAGCGAATGCCTCGGTTTGAACGGTTGCGCAATTTGGAAATCGAATGTTTTAAAGTCCGCCGGTGGGATTGCGCCGGGGAACCACAGGGAAACCGTTCATCCGTACGACCCTCGGAATCAGGACAGAAGTAACGTTCCCTTAAGGAAAAAGCATCACGCGAAAAAAAGTAGAGACTCCAGTGGGAGACACCTGGACTACCCGAGTTGGACGAAACGCAACAGCTTCTTTCAGGTAATCGATTCGAATCGGTCACGTTGCGAGAGTGTATCGATAGATCGTGATACCGTCTTTCTTATCTGTATCGATAGAATAGACAGAATACTGCGTGTAACGGTAAATAAGAAACACTCGAGCGTCAATAATAGAAAATGGAGAACAACTTTCGAACCTTTCTCTTACAAATACGAATCGAGCCAGTCCAATGCATCTAACGCCTCGCTCCAGCCTACGTATTTCCTGTTCTAGAATTCGCAAGATAATTCCTCGAACGATTCCGGAAACCACGCGTGCCAACTGAAAACGTTGAACTCTGCCGCGACATGCTCGACGCACAATGTTGCAGTGATCCTTCCTCAAAACCTGTCCTCCGACGACTCGAGATTCGATCCAGTTTCCAGcgtaatttatatagtttcatagacgtttcattattataaacACAAGCGTACGTTTACAGGCGAATAACGGTAATACCGATACAACCGGGAAGAACCGCGAAGCGACGAGAACGACCGAGAACCCTTTGATCCCGCAGAAACCAGAAGCTTCCACGAGAAACGTACGTTATCCGCTTGAACATTGTAGCAGCCGTAACAGCGAAGAGTGATTTTGCATTCGCGAACGCTgaaactaatatatttttaaatcggCCGCAACCGTGCCCCTTATCGCCGACGGGAAGACGTTGATGGAAGCTTGCCAAAGATCCGACAAGAAACACGAGCCGGAAACGTTGCGCTGTATTGACTTCGATGTCAAACACGAGGATCATAAGCAGACCAGCTTCACGGTA
Above is a genomic segment from Nomia melanderi isolate GNS246 chromosome 8, iyNomMela1, whole genome shotgun sequence containing:
- the LOC116423974 gene encoding uncharacterized protein LOC116423974, producing MTTGREIYGTFSLIVDDVDSHSISSESPDMDGLSNDNSSKNSSTQTPMDSPGGPRERIKQMQVEAETRRDEFARLLEEHAQVVRMLKMMEAEE
- the LOC116423971 gene encoding transmembrane protein 192 isoform X1, with translation MVSLVRNSNTSSSGAVFFDTSLNMDDEECFQPVLSSQEEDEFKTLDTVPIVSVPLVFGVCLEIAGIIFVCVWPEERNKCDTYFIYLYLHCAYWLIIMMTDHFVKAKHHNLRIYGYLDFYQSTYQHIRTPLFIASLWIVCYLMLAVILHHTHKMNYEQYCRASEWFTPLNYIVFLTTLELLIIVPVYVNYIKRVLKFNKVRPPPDVTREEWLSSFTQDTYAGSGEVGYHHTGSNLEELLEKQADLIRYLRDHNVKLSHRMMMLAVQHRLPEA
- the LOC116423971 gene encoding transmembrane protein 192 isoform X2 translates to MDDEECFQPVLSSQEEDEFKTLDTVPIVSVPLVFGVCLEIAGIIFVCVWPEERNKCDTYFIYLYLHCAYWLIIMMTDHFVKAKHHNLRIYGYLDFYQSTYQHIRTPLFIASLWIVCYLMLAVILHHTHKMNYEQYCRASEWFTPLNYIVFLTTLELLIIVPVYVNYIKRVLKFNKVRPPPDVTREEWLSSFTQDTYAGSGEVGYHHTGSNLEELLEKQADLIRYLRDHNVKLSHRMMMLAVQHRLPEA